One window of the Lepeophtheirus salmonis chromosome 7, UVic_Lsal_1.4, whole genome shotgun sequence genome contains the following:
- the fab1 gene encoding 1-phosphatidylinositol 3-phosphate 5-kinase, whose product MFRRTKEFCQDRLNDMLLRSSDGVGEESKDYRNSELRQYWMPDAYSLECYDCNLRFNTFRRKHHCRVCGQIFCSSCSSEYIDGKSLGFNGKLRVCKFCYDFFHRFLKGLEPGASPRLLEKQPSRESTPSSSLNQSAFYSVGSPFIEEDYHNQYLDTIQFSLKDPAQLGRLWAQIIDSESGVILCTVEGGFSGQDLIKWLTSRGESMGPEQAVAIGQALLEANYMTDDFGNREFQNSGTLYRSTQDSFFNVEDNLNANSNVSETDCPEWLQNIPVSMPEEENDFNERKISSTNSNVSNDISVSGKLLSASVLDNITLSNVQNKDLHGGSFLSTYPHEGDNAHPCSLDLIYSKHIRSTLKYLMAEERLNPEWYNCILYFATKAVSFVKLEHFVRNDNIDIRKYISIKKIPYGDKEKDSRIFPGVMFQNRPYCGKNIIDNARILLVRESISFNRVKYASLDNYISQEEEYLKNICSKIKSFKPDVIIVEKTVTYQAKIILSSEGIAIVQNVKLDLLEKISRHFSTPILSSIDSIPNQPELGSCESYKVQSFVINKDYISPDYVILESQSKQELGCTIILRGASKNTLNKVKRLIKQIALFINNKLYEKSFLENEFVRYDSTLNSHNFPANHLTMSPFIYFLKNDDVKELDVWEYDEDEVLVEVESNTKGSVVKKFQLELNTSS is encoded by the exons ATGTTTCGCCGTACGAAGGAGTTTTGTCAAGATAGGCTCAATGATATGTTACTCCGATCCAGTGATGGAGTGGGGGAGGAAAGCAAAGACTACCGGAACTCGGAACTTCGACAGTATTGGATGCCAGATGCCTATTCCTTGGAATGCTACGACTGTAATTTAAGATTCAACACCTTCAGAAGGAAACATCATTGCCGTGTCTGTGGGCAAATCTTTTGCTCATCATGCAGCTCAGAGTATATTGACGGCAAGAGTCTGGGATTCAATG GAAAACTTAGAGTCTGCAAGTTCTGTTACGATTTTTTCCATCGATTTCTAAAAGGTTTAGAACCTGGTGCTAGTCCAAGACTTTTGGAGAAACAACCATCTCGTGAGAGTACTCCTTCGTCATCTTTAAACCAATCTGCCTTTTATTCAGTCGGATCCCCATTCATTGAAGAAGACTATCATAACCAATATTTGGACACCATTCAATTTTCGTTGAAAGATCCCGCACAGTTAGGACGCTTATGGGCGCAAATCATTGATTCAGAGTCCGGAGTAATATTATGTACTGTAGAAGGAGGATTTTCTGGTCAAGACCTTATTAAATGGTTGACTAGTCGGGGAGAAAGCATGGGACCAGAACAAGCTGTAGCGATCGGACAGGCATTATTGGAGGCTAATTATATGACGGATGACTTTGGAAACAGGGAATTTCAAAATTCTGGAACCCTCTATCGATCTACTCAAGATTCTTTTTTCAATGTGGAGGACAATTTAAATGCAAACTCGAATGTTTCTGAAACAGACTGTCCTGAATGGCTTCAAAACATCCCTGTATCTATGCCAGAGGAGGAAAATGACTttaatgaaaggaaaatatcTTCCACTAATTCCAATGTTTCGAATGACATTAGTGTCAGTGGTAAATTACTTTCTGCAAGCGTTTTAGATAACATCACTCTTTCTAATGTACAAAATAAAGATTTGCATGGTGGTTCATTTCTTTCTACATATCCTCATGAAGGAGATAACGCTCATCCCTGTTCCTTAGACTTAATTTATTCCAAACACATACGCTCGACTCTCAAGTATTTAATGGCGGAAGAAAGACTCAATCCCGAATGgtataattgtattttgtacTTTGCTACAAAAGCAGTTAGTTTTGTGAAATTGGAACATTTCGTAAGAAATGATAACATTGATATACGAAAGTATATAAGTATTAAGAAAATTCCTTACGGAGATAAAGAAAAGGACAGTAGAATATTTCCAGGAGTTATGTTTCAGAATAGACCTTACTgtgggaaaaatattattgacaatGCTAGAATTTTACTCGTACGAGAGTCAATTTCGTTTAATCGAGTTAAATACGCATCTTTAGATAACTATATTTCTCAAGAAGAAGAGTATCTCAAGAACATATGctccaaaataaaatcatttaagcCAGACGTGATAATTGTTGAGAAAACTGTTACTTATCAagccaaaataattttgtcaagtGAAGGAATTGCCATTGTCCAAAACGTTAAGCTGGATTTACTCGAAAAAATATCTCGCCACTTTAGTACTCCTATTTTATCTTCCATAGACTCTATTCCAAATCAACCAGAGTTGGGAAGCTGTGAATCTTATAAGGTTCAgtcatttgttataaataaggattatatttctCCTGATTATGTCATTCTAGAAAGCCAATCCAAGCAAGAATTAGGATGTACTATTATTCTGAGAGGTGCTTCGAAAAATACTCTTAATAAAGTTAAGAGATTGATAAAACAAATTGCTCTctttatcaacaataaattgtatGAAAAGTCCTTTCTTGAGAACGAATTTGTGAGATATGATTCTACTTTGAATTCCCATAATTTCCCTGCAAACCATCTGACAATGTCACCcttcatttactttttgaagaaCGATGATGTGAAAGAATTGGATGTCTGGGAATATGATGAGGATGAAGTATTAGTGGAAGTAGAGTCGAATACAAAGGGAtcagttgtaaaaaaattccaacttgAACTTAATACAAGCTCCTGA